A window from Chryseobacterium phocaeense encodes these proteins:
- a CDS encoding T9SS type B sorting domain-containing protein, translated as MVKKLLFLFSFIFYVGLSAQEDCNSAITVCGNSNINYTPSGIGNINENVGGCLSGEHHSVWYKFTIATSGTLTFNLVPTGPVDYDWAIYGPNASCTNLGSPIRCNASGNLSSTGMNMTNTNTSSPGGFNDPYCRYMDVVAGQTYYLYLDNWSTTVYTFNLTWGGTATFVSPFNNSSSAPNPFIPPGSPGPNANSPREIPICGTSTVFDFSTLSAGILNGNPNFTVTYFNTANNAATGTNPITAPATVNTTDTYYYSINYHDPNSSSSTINSCKQTNAIVFKNKSITAAITPSATVLCAGGSITLTSNTTTGNTWSTGATTPSITVTAAGTYTLTTTNGTCTSAPVSTIITQDTDPAVNITGNLVLCESTSSQLTASSTGTGNTYTWSTGATGNSIQVSAPGTYTVTVKTPANCQYTKSVTVVQGIVPVVQNSSLSQCSNTATAIFDLTSSQTAISTTAAISFDYYANQADAMAGNANTIANPTAYNSGNATIYVRVKSATCFKVVELQLSVTQLSVPTISSSSATICYGGSVTLTSSNATGNIWSTGATTQSITITAPGTYTLTGSSGLCSSTPASITITAENNPNVQISGNLTFCQGSSTTLIASSQGTGNTYTWSNGVNGAINTVNALGTYTVTATTPSGCQYQKSVTVAMDNAIIVNIAPPTQITCNNSQVTLNATASVYQPGATFLWTATGGGFIVSGANTLTPTVNNGGTYTLTITSATPSGCTGQASVTVIKNITPPTITVSAPKTSICLGESVILTANGAATYTWTGLTGNGNTQMVSPTATTTYTVTGTGANGCPAQTPATVTIKVVPEIVSPLQDIEICKGDKAILDAGAGPDYTYIWSTGATTQTISAELEGTYSVIISNGVCSKTFTATVKYIVTPQILDIIFKDHTLIINIKNSGNLPAEYSIDGGVTWQSSHIFTNVMRNTQYPIKIRNRGALCETDATYYTFFMSNVITPNSDGKNDVINFSEISKYGNFQGSIFDKYGKNIFKISSKTPIWDGKYVGTPLPSDTYWYRLFWEDKITKKPVETSGWILLKNRD; from the coding sequence ATGGTAAAAAAACTACTATTCCTCTTTTCATTCATTTTCTACGTAGGTCTTTCGGCTCAGGAAGACTGCAATTCTGCTATTACGGTATGCGGAAACTCCAATATCAATTACACGCCGTCTGGAATTGGAAATATCAACGAAAATGTTGGCGGATGTTTATCCGGAGAACATCATTCGGTATGGTATAAGTTCACCATTGCTACAAGTGGAACACTAACCTTTAACCTTGTTCCGACAGGGCCGGTAGATTATGACTGGGCTATCTACGGACCGAATGCGAGCTGCACCAATCTGGGGAGCCCTATACGGTGCAACGCATCAGGAAATCTTTCGAGCACGGGAATGAATATGACGAATACCAACACTTCGTCACCGGGAGGATTCAATGACCCTTACTGCCGCTATATGGACGTGGTTGCAGGACAAACCTATTATTTGTACCTGGACAATTGGTCGACAACGGTGTATACTTTTAATCTGACCTGGGGAGGAACCGCCACTTTTGTTTCGCCTTTCAATAATTCATCTTCGGCTCCGAATCCGTTTATCCCACCGGGAAGCCCGGGCCCGAATGCAAATTCACCACGGGAAATTCCTATCTGCGGCACCAGCACTGTCTTTGATTTCAGTACTTTATCTGCTGGAATATTAAACGGAAATCCCAATTTCACGGTTACTTATTTTAATACAGCCAATAATGCGGCAACGGGAACGAACCCTATTACAGCTCCTGCTACGGTAAACACGACTGATACTTATTATTATAGTATTAACTACCATGATCCGAACAGCTCAAGCAGCACGATTAATTCCTGTAAACAGACCAATGCAATCGTTTTTAAAAACAAAAGCATAACGGCTGCGATAACACCTTCAGCGACTGTTCTGTGTGCGGGAGGAAGCATTACCCTTACCTCCAACACTACTACAGGAAATACATGGTCTACGGGAGCCACTACACCGTCTATCACCGTAACAGCAGCGGGAACGTATACTTTAACGACCACCAACGGAACCTGCACCAGCGCTCCGGTTTCCACTATCATTACCCAGGACACTGATCCTGCAGTAAACATTACAGGAAATTTAGTTCTTTGCGAATCGACCAGCAGCCAACTTACCGCTTCTTCTACGGGAACAGGAAATACCTACACGTGGTCTACCGGTGCTACCGGAAACAGCATCCAGGTTTCAGCGCCGGGAACTTATACGGTTACGGTTAAAACACCTGCCAACTGTCAGTATACAAAATCTGTAACTGTAGTACAGGGCATTGTTCCGGTTGTTCAGAATTCAAGTTTAAGCCAATGTTCCAATACGGCAACTGCTATTTTTGACCTTACCTCATCGCAAACTGCCATCAGTACAACTGCTGCGATAAGTTTTGATTATTATGCCAATCAGGCAGATGCTATGGCAGGAAATGCAAATACCATTGCAAATCCAACAGCCTACAACTCGGGAAATGCTACAATATATGTCAGGGTAAAATCTGCGACCTGTTTTAAGGTTGTTGAATTACAGCTCTCAGTTACACAATTATCCGTCCCAACGATCAGTTCATCTTCTGCCACGATCTGCTATGGGGGAAGTGTTACTTTAACTTCAAGCAATGCAACAGGGAATATCTGGTCCACGGGCGCAACAACACAATCTATCACGATTACAGCTCCCGGAACTTATACTTTAACGGGTTCAAGCGGATTATGCTCAAGCACGCCAGCCTCCATTACTATTACAGCTGAAAACAATCCCAATGTACAGATTTCAGGAAACCTTACATTCTGTCAGGGATCTTCCACTACACTGATTGCCTCTTCGCAAGGAACAGGAAATACTTACACATGGTCTAATGGTGTGAATGGAGCAATCAATACAGTTAATGCCCTGGGAACTTATACAGTGACTGCCACTACTCCGTCAGGCTGCCAATATCAAAAGTCTGTAACCGTAGCAATGGATAATGCAATTATTGTAAATATTGCTCCACCTACACAGATCACCTGTAATAATTCTCAGGTTACACTCAATGCCACAGCTTCTGTATATCAACCCGGAGCTACTTTCCTCTGGACAGCTACCGGTGGAGGATTTATTGTTTCAGGAGCCAATACTTTGACCCCAACCGTGAATAATGGGGGAACCTATACCCTTACGATCACGAGTGCCACACCTTCCGGATGTACCGGACAGGCTTCGGTAACCGTCATAAAAAACATCACTCCGCCAACAATTACAGTTTCAGCACCTAAAACTTCGATCTGCCTTGGGGAATCTGTTATTCTTACTGCGAACGGAGCTGCTACGTATACCTGGACCGGACTTACAGGCAATGGAAATACCCAAATGGTTTCGCCTACCGCAACCACAACTTACACTGTAACGGGGACCGGAGCTAATGGATGCCCTGCCCAGACACCAGCAACCGTCACCATTAAAGTAGTCCCTGAAATAGTTTCCCCCTTACAGGATATTGAAATCTGTAAAGGAGATAAAGCGATCCTGGATGCCGGAGCCGGTCCTGATTATACTTATATATGGAGTACAGGAGCAACCACCCAAACCATTAGTGCAGAACTTGAAGGGACGTATTCAGTCATTATCAGCAACGGGGTATGCTCAAAAACATTTACTGCTACAGTAAAATATATTGTAACCCCACAAATCCTGGATATTATTTTTAAAGACCATACCCTTATCATCAATATAAAGAACAGCGGAAACCTTCCTGCAGAATATTCTATAGACGGCGGAGTCACCTGGCAGTCATCCCATATATTTACCAACGTGATGAGGAATACCCAATATCCTATTAAGATAAGGAACAGAGGTGCATTATGTGAAACAGATGCCACGTATTATACCTTCTTCATGTCCAACGTGATCACCCCGAACAGTGATGGTAAAAATGACGTGATTAATTTCAGCGAGATCAGTAAGTACGGGAATTTCCAGGGAAGCATTTTTGATAAATACGGAAAAAATATTTTTAAGATCAGCTCAAAAACTCCGATATGGGACGGAAAATACGTAGGGACTCCCCTTCCTTCCGACACCTATTGGTACAGATTATTCTGGGAAGATAAGATCACCAAAAAGCCGGTAGAAACCTCCGGATGGATCTTATTGAAAAACAGAGATTAA
- the rpsU gene encoding 30S ribosomal protein S21 → MLIIPVKDGESIDRALKKYKRKFDKTGTVRQLRARQQFIKPSVTLRQARLKAAHKQRGLSKEEQA, encoded by the coding sequence ATGTTAATAATTCCAGTAAAAGATGGGGAATCCATCGACAGAGCATTAAAAAAATATAAAAGAAAATTTGATAAAACAGGTACAGTTCGTCAATTAAGAGCTAGACAACAATTTATCAAGCCTTCTGTAACTTTAAGACAAGCTAGACTTAAAGCAGCTCACAAGCAAAGAGGTCTTAGCAAGGAAGAGCAGGCTTAA
- a CDS encoding tyrosine-type recombinase/integrase produces MLDKYLEYLQFEKRYSPHTITSYKKDLEDFLHFYSKTEGSEDISKADKKVIRNFIVELSENNIAKRSINRKLSTLRSFYLFLLKIGEIKVSPAESIPSLKFYAEKQIPMSQEEMQTLSERVLSEQHDLLEKCIIEVLYQTGIRKAELCGLMFEYVDIGGNELKVIGKGNKERFIPISEDLSDLLRSYLEIRKPETGYKSYFFVNKKGKKLSEKFVYVVVNKYLSLVTSKEKRSPHILRHSFATHVLDNGAEISKVKKILGHSSLASTQVYTNANIEQLKKVFNQAHPRASKKEEL; encoded by the coding sequence ATGTTGGATAAATATTTAGAATATTTACAGTTCGAAAAGAGGTACTCACCTCATACCATTACAAGCTACAAAAAAGACCTTGAAGATTTTTTACATTTCTATTCCAAAACAGAAGGCTCCGAAGATATTTCCAAAGCAGATAAAAAAGTAATCCGGAATTTCATCGTGGAACTGAGCGAAAATAATATCGCCAAAAGAAGCATCAACAGAAAACTATCAACACTGCGAAGTTTTTATTTATTTCTTTTGAAAATAGGAGAAATCAAAGTGTCACCCGCCGAAAGCATTCCCTCCCTTAAGTTTTACGCTGAAAAACAGATTCCTATGTCCCAGGAAGAAATGCAGACCCTTAGTGAACGTGTTCTTTCAGAGCAGCATGATCTTCTGGAAAAATGCATTATTGAAGTTTTATATCAGACCGGAATCCGTAAGGCAGAGCTTTGTGGCCTGATGTTTGAGTATGTTGATATAGGCGGAAACGAACTTAAGGTAATAGGAAAGGGAAATAAAGAAAGATTTATTCCCATCTCTGAAGACCTGTCGGATCTACTCAGAAGTTATCTGGAAATAAGGAAACCGGAGACCGGATATAAATCATATTTTTTTGTCAATAAAAAGGGTAAAAAACTCTCTGAAAAATTTGTTTATGTGGTAGTTAATAAGTACCTTAGTCTTGTAACATCGAAAGAAAAAAGAAGTCCTCACATCCTGCGGCATAGCTTTGCTACACATGTTCTGGATAATGGGGCGGAGATCTCCAAAGTAAAAAAAATATTAGGGCATTCCAGTCTTGCCAGTACTCAAGTCTACACGAATGCCAATATTGAACAATTGAAAAAAGTGTTTAATCAGGCTCATCCTCGGGCATCTAAAAAAGAAGAATTATGA
- a CDS encoding HPF/RaiA family ribosome-associated protein — protein MKITVQSIGLTPHEPLESHIDKKVSKLETFYDKIHECKVFLKVENNSDKNNKTAELILGVPGDDIVVKKTSGTFEESLDLCVDTAKKLLIKKKEMA, from the coding sequence ATGAAGATCACAGTTCAATCAATTGGTTTAACTCCACACGAACCATTAGAATCACACATTGACAAAAAAGTAAGCAAATTGGAAACCTTTTATGATAAGATTCATGAATGCAAGGTGTTCCTGAAAGTTGAAAATAATTCGGATAAAAATAATAAAACAGCCGAACTTATTCTGGGCGTTCCCGGTGACGATATCGTTGTGAAAAAAACGTCCGGAACATTTGAAGAAAGTCTGGACCTATGTGTTGATACTGCTAAAAAGCTATTAATCAAGAAAAAAGAAATGGCTTAG
- a CDS encoding response regulator transcription factor, with product MNILLLEDDLILSAELCRFLESNNFTCDKIYDGETFLRQIKNNTYDLYLLDINVPKINGLDVCQTIRSFDKNTPIIIISAYGDISDKKDAFTRLADDYLVKPFQFEELLLRINSLLRRKTPSDSSDQDIIRVDDLIINKTEQKVYRAGNEIALTLKEFQLLVYLAEAQGRTVSKQQITEHVWEHNFNTNTNTVEVYINFLRKKIDKDFKLKLIHTRSGFGYYLSPL from the coding sequence ATGAATATTCTTTTATTGGAAGACGACCTCATTCTTTCAGCGGAACTCTGCCGGTTCCTCGAATCAAACAACTTTACCTGTGATAAGATCTATGACGGCGAAACCTTTCTCCGCCAGATTAAAAACAATACCTATGACCTGTATCTGCTGGACATCAATGTTCCTAAAATAAACGGGCTCGATGTCTGCCAGACCATTCGTTCTTTCGATAAAAATACACCCATCATCATTATTTCGGCCTATGGGGATATCTCCGACAAAAAAGATGCGTTCACAAGACTTGCCGATGATTATCTGGTGAAACCTTTCCAGTTTGAAGAACTGCTTCTCCGCATCAATTCACTGTTGAGAAGAAAAACACCATCTGACTCTTCTGATCAGGATATTATAAGGGTAGATGATCTTATCATCAACAAAACGGAACAGAAAGTATACCGGGCGGGAAATGAAATAGCCCTTACCCTTAAAGAATTTCAGCTGCTGGTATATCTTGCGGAAGCCCAGGGAAGAACTGTCTCCAAGCAGCAGATCACAGAGCACGTATGGGAACATAACTTCAATACGAATACCAATACGGTTGAAGTATACATTAACTTTTTGAGGAAAAAGATCGATAAAGATTTTAAACTGAAACTCATTCACACCCGTTCAGGGTTCGGGTATTACCTAAGTCCATTATAA
- a CDS encoding ATP-binding protein, translating into MSLKRKIALTISIAFSLLFAMVMAVIYLSFNDFRRDEFKERFRQRLEFTSHFISRSKDFEEEAPIFFNENSDNILLNETILIFNADKELIYSTIKDRNVVWDNALLKELDEKKLIYTEKTVPEIYAALRKINGENYYILTSAFDTNGKSKLEYLKYLLITAYVMSTLLIGFFSYYFMGRFLRPLEDLNTEISEVTAHKLTTQIPVQQSDDEINVLAKSFNTMIARLNDVFQSQKDFTASASHEIRTPITRMAFQLENLIKFEDHSPETLTSLKQIQRDVYQLSDLTNSLLLLTKFDKENIQSIYEEVRIDEVIFEAFEAVEKSYPSLKMDFLISEDTSENGLLTISGIQSLLVIVFINLLKNAAVYSDDTEVNILITETSHYVTVDVTSHGSTIPVEEQPKLFEAFMRGNNSQNISGSGLGLRIVKRILEYHGADIMYSAPSENTNKFSVVFNK; encoded by the coding sequence ATGTCCTTAAAAAGAAAGATAGCATTAACGATCAGTATCGCTTTTTCCCTGCTTTTTGCAATGGTAATGGCCGTGATCTATCTGTCTTTTAATGATTTCAGAAGAGATGAGTTCAAAGAAAGGTTCAGGCAGCGTCTTGAATTTACTTCACACTTCATTTCCAGGTCTAAGGATTTTGAAGAAGAGGCTCCTATATTTTTTAATGAAAACTCAGATAATATCCTTCTTAATGAGACGATCTTAATTTTCAACGCAGATAAAGAACTCATCTACAGTACCATCAAAGACAGAAATGTAGTCTGGGACAATGCCCTTCTCAAAGAACTGGATGAAAAAAAGCTCATCTACACCGAAAAAACGGTTCCGGAAATCTATGCGGCCCTCAGGAAAATCAATGGTGAAAATTATTATATCCTTACCAGCGCTTTTGATACCAACGGAAAATCCAAATTGGAATACCTGAAATACCTGCTGATCACGGCATATGTAATGAGTACCCTTCTGATAGGCTTTTTCAGCTACTATTTCATGGGACGGTTCCTGCGTCCTCTGGAGGATCTGAATACTGAAATTTCCGAGGTTACGGCTCATAAGCTTACCACACAGATTCCCGTTCAGCAATCCGATGACGAGATTAATGTTCTCGCGAAATCATTCAACACGATGATTGCACGGCTGAATGATGTCTTCCAGTCGCAGAAAGATTTCACAGCCAGTGCTTCCCACGAGATAAGAACACCCATTACCAGAATGGCATTCCAGCTGGAAAACCTGATTAAATTTGAAGATCATTCTCCCGAAACCCTGACTTCCCTGAAGCAGATCCAGCGCGATGTGTACCAGTTGTCGGATCTTACCAATTCACTTTTGCTGCTGACCAAATTCGATAAAGAGAATATCCAGAGCATCTACGAGGAAGTAAGGATTGATGAAGTTATTTTCGAAGCATTCGAAGCAGTGGAAAAAAGCTACCCTTCCCTTAAAATGGATTTCCTGATCTCGGAAGATACCTCGGAAAACGGCCTTTTAACCATCAGTGGGATCCAGTCATTGCTCGTGATTGTCTTTATTAATCTGCTTAAAAATGCAGCAGTTTATTCCGATGATACGGAAGTGAACATTCTGATCACAGAAACCAGCCATTACGTAACCGTTGATGTTACCTCTCACGGAAGTACCATTCCTGTGGAAGAGCAGCCTAAATTATTCGAAGCGTTTATGAGAGGAAACAATTCCCAGAATATTTCCGGCTCAGGCCTGGGGCTTCGTATTGTGAAGAGAATCCTTGAATACCACGGAGCGGATATTATGTATTCAGCTCCTTCTGAAAATACCAATAAATTCAGCGTCGTTTTCAATAAGTAA
- a CDS encoding TolC family protein, with product MNKIAGLFIAISSFMAGQQQMSLSDCEEAFQKNNLQLLAEQYNINMADADILQARIWELPQLSGQINAYNPEGKKAFDIGHAKGAEITQLIYMGGKKKNEIAFAKSNKELAQLQFSQLLVDLRTQLHAAYFNLYYEKLKLDNTNKQLGYMNDLLNAYRVQSAKGNVSLKDEVRLQSLVIQLNNDKLGINKNILEFEQNLKVLTGVSDEIEPMLSEIDAKEILAAQPFGDEEELKRKALENNSDYLYFLKLIDNSKLYAQWQKSLNVPDLNVGAGWDQNGGTFKNEVNLMVGIPLPLWKANQGNVEKANYAIQQNQKNADYRKLNLETKVQAAYKTWKGQYDQLAEIKTTDLGNMELVYDGMLKNFRKGNISLIEFTDFMDSYRQTALQIYDMKNDIMQSAEQLNQLIQTKIFY from the coding sequence ATGAACAAAATTGCGGGGCTGTTTATTGCCATCTCATCATTCATGGCAGGACAGCAGCAGATGTCCCTTTCGGACTGTGAAGAGGCTTTTCAGAAAAACAATCTTCAGCTTCTTGCAGAACAATACAACATCAATATGGCAGATGCGGATATACTGCAGGCCAGGATATGGGAACTTCCACAGCTGAGCGGCCAGATCAACGCCTACAATCCCGAGGGTAAAAAAGCCTTTGATATTGGGCATGCCAAAGGAGCGGAAATCACCCAGCTGATTTATATGGGTGGGAAAAAGAAAAATGAAATTGCTTTTGCAAAATCAAATAAAGAACTGGCCCAGCTCCAGTTTTCACAGCTTCTGGTAGATCTGAGAACCCAGCTTCATGCGGCTTACTTCAATTTGTATTATGAGAAGCTGAAACTGGATAATACCAATAAGCAGCTGGGATACATGAATGATCTTTTAAACGCCTACCGCGTTCAGTCTGCTAAAGGAAATGTTTCTCTGAAAGATGAAGTGAGGCTGCAGAGTCTCGTGATCCAGCTTAATAATGACAAACTTGGGATCAACAAAAATATCCTTGAATTTGAGCAGAATTTAAAAGTGCTCACAGGCGTTTCTGATGAAATTGAACCGATGCTTTCCGAGATTGATGCGAAGGAAATTCTTGCGGCACAGCCTTTCGGGGATGAAGAGGAATTGAAAAGAAAAGCGCTGGAAAACAATTCAGACTACCTGTATTTTCTGAAACTGATAGACAACAGCAAATTATACGCCCAGTGGCAGAAATCCCTGAATGTTCCCGATCTGAATGTTGGTGCGGGCTGGGACCAGAATGGAGGAACCTTTAAAAATGAAGTGAACCTGATGGTGGGAATTCCCCTGCCATTATGGAAAGCCAATCAGGGAAATGTGGAAAAAGCCAATTATGCCATTCAGCAGAATCAGAAAAATGCCGACTACCGGAAACTGAACCTTGAAACCAAAGTACAGGCTGCCTATAAAACATGGAAGGGGCAATATGACCAGCTGGCAGAAATCAAAACTACCGACCTCGGTAATATGGAACTGGTATATGACGGAATGCTGAAAAATTTCAGAAAAGGAAATATCAGCCTTATTGAATTTACAGATTTCATGGACAGCTACCGGCAGACGGCGCTTCAGATTTATGATATGAAAAATGATATCATGCAGTCTGCAGAACAACTTAACCAACTCATACAAACGAAAATCTTCTATTAA
- a CDS encoding efflux RND transporter periplasmic adaptor subunit — translation MKKYLIPVLIALSLLSCTKKEEEKAPQAKKGFELSNTMLSSISLAKVEKKNIEDQYSFYGKISADKNSYIDVYPLVGGNVLSVNAELGDYVKKGQVLATIRSTELAEVQKDVSDARTDLVVAQNNLRVAKEMYEGKLNTEREVLEARSVLQKAQDQMQRASAVSTVYNVKKGNIYSVVAPISGYIVQKNINKDMQLRSDRSENIFDVANTTNVWAIMNVNESDIEKISLGMKAQVSTLSYPDKVFDGRIDKIFKIIDPETNSMQARVVLDNTNGLLIPESKATIKVSSSENNKALTVPSKAVIFDDNRSFVVVFKSRTDIKIKEIKILKQVGDITYVAGGLSEGEEVITNNQLLIYRSLNS, via the coding sequence ATGAAAAAATATCTGATCCCTGTACTGATCGCCTTATCCTTATTATCATGTACGAAAAAAGAGGAAGAAAAGGCGCCACAGGCAAAAAAAGGCTTTGAACTGAGCAATACCATGCTGAGCTCAATTTCTTTAGCCAAAGTTGAGAAAAAGAATATAGAAGATCAATACAGCTTTTATGGGAAAATATCTGCCGATAAAAACAGCTATATCGATGTATATCCTTTGGTAGGCGGAAATGTTTTAAGTGTAAATGCCGAATTGGGAGATTATGTGAAAAAAGGACAGGTGCTGGCGACCATAAGAAGTACGGAGCTTGCCGAAGTTCAGAAGGATGTAAGCGATGCCAGAACGGACCTTGTGGTGGCCCAGAATAATCTTCGTGTGGCAAAAGAAATGTATGAAGGAAAGCTGAATACCGAAAGAGAAGTTCTTGAAGCCAGAAGTGTACTGCAAAAAGCCCAGGACCAAATGCAGAGAGCCTCCGCGGTAAGTACGGTATATAATGTAAAGAAAGGAAATATTTACAGTGTGGTAGCACCTATCAGCGGATATATTGTTCAGAAAAATATCAATAAGGATATGCAGCTGAGAAGTGACAGAAGTGAAAATATTTTCGATGTGGCCAATACCACCAACGTCTGGGCGATTATGAATGTGAATGAATCTGATATTGAAAAGATAAGCCTGGGAATGAAAGCCCAGGTTTCCACTCTTTCTTATCCTGATAAAGTTTTCGACGGTAGAATTGATAAAATATTTAAAATCATCGATCCGGAAACCAATTCAATGCAGGCGAGGGTAGTACTGGACAATACCAACGGCCTTTTAATTCCTGAAAGTAAAGCGACTATCAAAGTATCCAGCTCAGAGAATAATAAAGCATTGACAGTGCCATCAAAAGCCGTGATTTTTGATGACAACAGAAGTTTTGTAGTGGTATTTAAATCCAGAACAGATATCAAAATCAAAGAAATAAAAATCCTGAAGCAGGTGGGAGATATTACTTACGTTGCAGGCGGCCTGTCCGAAGGTGAAGAGGTCATCACGAATAACCAGTTGCTGATTTACCGTTCCCTGAACAGCTAA